A genomic segment from Rhizoctonia solani chromosome 11, complete sequence encodes:
- a CDS encoding glycoside hydrolase family 61 protein, producing MLAAQVALGLLSVASSVLAHGFAVELTVSNPPATYTAYNPYQDPYMNPAPERISRKIPGNGPVEDITSTDIQCNGGGTVPAGLIATAAAGANIGFNWTNQWPTSHMGPVITYMAKAPSDITKWTPGTDKVWFKIDEAGLENGKWAGTDILLEQNGLWTVKIPENLKPGQYLIRHEIIALHAAGSYPGAQFYPACHQFEITGSGSALPDDADLVAFPGAYTPETPGVVYNPYSGQTTYPIPGPKVWNGAGSGSGNGGSGAVSSTAAAPSSTAVASSTAAAPSSTAAASSVESEAPSSAPATVPASSEVPEVPASSTVAPVSSTAAPVSSTAAPAPVSSSPLPPRLPEVLAQLSFMLSAVVLTSTAPRDALLLTFARNGTLTTPQCIQA from the exons ATGCTCGCCGCTCAAGTTGCACTTGGTCTCCTTTCCGTCGCATCCTCGGTGCTGGCACACGGTTTCGCGGTGGAGCTTACCGTCTCCAACCCTCCCGCTACCTATA CTGCCTACAACCCGTACCAGGACCCTTACATGAACCCGGCCCCTGAGCGCATCTCCCGCAAGATTCCGGGCAACGGTCCCGTCGAGGACATTACTTCTACAGACATCCAGTGCAACGGAGGGGGAACTGTTCCTGCTGGTCTCATCGCCACTGCTGCGGCTGGTGCCAACATTGGCTT CAACTGGACGAACCAATGGCCCACCTCTCACATGGGCCCGGTCATCACTTACATGGCCAAGGCTCCTTCGGACATTACCAAGTGGACTCCAGGAACCGA CAAAGTCTGGTTCAAGATCGACGAAGCCGGTCTTGAGAATGGCAAGTGGGCCGGTACCGATATTCTCTTGGAACAAAACGGTCTCTGGACTGTAAAGATCCCCGAGAACTTGAAGCCCGGCCAGTACCTCATCCGTCACGAGATCATTGCGCTCCACGCTGCTGGCTCTTACCCCGGTGCTCAGTTCTACCCGGCTTGCCACCAGTTCGAGATCACCGGCTCCGGTAGTGCTCTCCCAGACGATGCCGATTTGGTCGCTTTCCCCGGCGCATACACCCCCGAGACCCCTGGAGTTGTCTACAACCCCTACAGCGGCCAAACCACCTACCCCATTCCTGGACCCAAGGT TTGGAACGGCGCTGGCTCGGGCTCTGGTAACGGTGGCTCTGGTGCCGTATCTTCCACCGCTGCTGCTCCTTCCTCGACTGCCGTTGCATCTTCTACTGCTGCTGCCCCTTCGAGCACCGCTGCGGCCTCTTCCGTCGAGTCTGAGGCTCCCTCTAGCGCCCCTGCTACTGTTCCCGCTTCTTCTGAAGTTCCCGAGGTTCCTGCCTCTTCTACCGTAGCTCCGGTCTCTTCCACCGCTGCGCCAGTTTCATCTACTGCTGCACCTGCTCCCGTTTCTTCCTCCCCGCTCCCTCCACGCCTACCGGAGGTGCTGGCGCAGCTCAGCTTTATGCTCAGTGCGGTGGTTCTAACTTCAACGGCCCCAAG GGATGCGCTGCTCCTTACATTTGCAAGGAATGGAACCCTTACTACTCCCCAGTGCATCCAGGCCTAA
- a CDS encoding short chain dehydrogenase, which yields MARVAIVTGAAQGIGRAVALTRIEWGRRALADIPSKQDALEQVVKEIERLGRKAIAVTGDGRMNLKFKLLFRRLWRREQQRSLCSIKIGVRAITQTAALEWGQHNITVNAYAPGIAHTEMFTSTGGTVENLDKIIPGNAPIKRVERQQRRLERSKSALATTHLVFIARANYRVVFPPTSNQRPHFPDRLNMTKVAIVTGAAQGIGRAIALRLASDGMDVAIIDLPAKKESLEKVSGEIQALGRKSLSLIADVSKEQEVKDAVKHTVEILGGLDVMVANAGIYQAASMFDVSDELLDKVLGTNLKGVLYSYRAAALQMIQQGRGGRIIGASSTAANVPYAVSKFGVRAITQTAALEWGQYGITVNAYAPGIILTPLVTESGGGPNGENYVDMLMGNAAMKRVGQPEEVAALVGFLASDGASYITVLANAYVDLGLGRAIALRLASDGVDIAVNDITKRQTEVEQLIEEIKSLGRNAIAVLADVSKEAEVQDMVSKTVKELGGLDIMVANAGVHANASILDVTDEIFDWTMNVNCKGVLYCYRAAATQMINQGRGGRIIGASSVRGLNAGNLDVAYATSKFAVRAITQTAALEWGEYNITVNAYAPGLINTPMVKAAGNGASEEQTIQLLLPSTHVKRLGKVEEVAALSEDIPANGRYLTRTNNERKWRCHIKLKDNDKRKGTVQTAARIQGR from the exons ATGGCCAGAGTAGCTATCGTAACAGGAGCAGCACAAG GAATTGGTCGGGCTGTTGCCCTAA CTCGCATCGAATGGGGTCGACGTGCATTGGCTGACATCCCAAGCAAACAAGACGCCCTCGAGCAAGTAGTGAAGGAAATTGAACGCCTAGGTCGAAAAGCTATCGCTGTAACTGGTGATGGTCGAATGAACCTCAAGTTCAAGCTATTGTTCAGAAGACTGTGGAG GCGAGAACAACAACGTAGCTTATGCAGTATCAAAATCGGAGTTCGAGCGATTACCCAGACGGCCGCTCTTGAATGGGGCCAACATAATATCACCGTTAATGCTTATGCGCCGGGAATCGCACATACGGAGATGT TCACCTCAACCGGAGGAACCGTAGAAAACCTCGACAAAATT ATTCCCGGAAATGCGCCAATAAAACGAGTAGAACGCCAGCAGAGGAGATTGGAGAGGTC TAAGTCTGCGCTGGCAACTACTCATCTCGTTTTTATCGCTAGGGCAAACTATCGGG TTGTGTTCCCCCCGACCTCTAACCAAAGACCCCACTTTCCGGACCGTCTGAATATGACCAAAGTAGCTATAGTCACGGGAGCTGCTCAAG GGATTGGGCGTGCTATTGCGTTGC GATTGGCTTCTGACGGAATGGATGTTGCTATTATAGACCTTCCCGCTAAAAAGGAGTCTTTAGAGAAGGTTTCTGGAGAGATACAAGCGCTTGGTCGCAAGTCTCTATCGCTTATTGCTGATGTTTCCAAGGAGCAAGAGGTGAAAGACGCCGTCAAGCACACAGTTGAAATCCTGGGCGGGCTGGATGTG ATGGTTGCAAACGCCGGTATTTATCAAGCGGCTAGCATGTTTGATG TTTCGGATGAGCTACTTGACAAAGTTCTCGGCACAAACTTGAAGGGTGTACTATATTCCTACCGGGCAGCCGCTCTACAAATGATCCAGCAAGGAAGAGGGGGCCGGATCATTGGAGCGAGCA GCACAGCCGCCAACGTTCCATACGCTGTTTCTAAATTTGGAGTTCGTGCAATTACTCAAACAGCCGCGTTAGAGTGGGGGCAATATGGGATTACTGTCAATGCATATGCACCCGGCATCATTCTCACACCACTAG TCACAGAGAGCGGCGGAGGTCCCAATGGCGAGAACTATGTAGATATG CTTATGGGAAATGCTGCAATGAAACGAGTAGGCCAGCCAGAAGAAGTCGCCGCGCTTGTTGGCTTCCTGGCTTCTGATGGGGCGAGTTATATTACCG TCCTAGCGAATGCTTATGTTGACCTCGGGCTCGGCCGCGCAATCGCATTGC GACTGGCATCGGACGGAGTTGATATTGCAGTGAACGATATCACTAAGAGGCAAACAGAAGTTGAACAATTGATCGAAGAAATTAAATCCCTTGGGCGAAATGCTATCGCGGTACTCGCCGACGTATCGAAGGAGGCAGAAGTCCAAGACATGGTCTCAAAAACAGTGAAAGAATTGGGTGGCTTAGATATA ATGGTGGCCAATGCTGGAGTTCATGCCAATGCATCTATACTCGATG TCACCGACGAAATATTTGACTGGACGATGAACGTGAACTGCAAGGGTGTTTTGTATTGTTACCGTGCTGCAGCGACGCAGATGATCAATCAGGGGAGAGGAGGCCGGATCATCGGAGCCAGCAGCGTGAGGGGACTCAATG CGGGAAATTTGGATGTCGCCTACGCTACCTCTAAATTCGCTGTTCGCGCAATCACTCAGACCGCAGCCCTGGAATGGGGGGAATATAACATTACTGTCAATGCATATGCACCAGGTTTAATCAATACTCCAATGG TTAAGGCCGCAGGAAATGGAGCCAGCGAGGAACAAACCATTCAATTG CTGTTACCCAGTACCCATGTTAAGAGATTGGGTAAAGTTGAGGAGGTAGCAGCCCTC TCCGAGGATATCCCAGCTAATGGAAGATACCTCACAAGGACAAACAATGAGCGTAAATGGAGGTGCCATATTAAGCTGAAGGACAACGACAAACGTAAAGGAACGGTTCAAACAGCCGCTCGTATTCAAGGACGGTGA
- a CDS encoding peptidase inhibitor i66, whose amino-acid sequence MSDTSIPPGKYYLVNVASGSYAGVGPVPPIYPPFPSPLKAVGHVIKEPFTLEPKGEGKYIITHKALRLPVVYDDEGIVRLARQGQKATEWVIVRGYRPDRYRIKTDKDDLYWTVGEQNWDPIKVEAENNDSSQEWRFEEAQW is encoded by the exons ATGTCTGACACCAGTATCCCCCCAGGAAAATACTATCTGGTAAACGTTGCTTCTGGCTCATATGCAGGTGTCGGACCTGTCCCGCCCATATATCCTCCGTTTCCTTCACCTCTGAAGGCTGTCGGTCATGTTATAAAG GAGCCTTTTACACTCGAGCCCAAGGGAGAGGGGAAGTACATAATCACGCATAAAGCACTTCGTCTCCCAGTCGTTTATGACGATGAG GGTATTGTAAGACTTGCTCGTCAAGGTCAAAAAGCGACGGAATGGGTTATTGTTAGGGGTTATAGACCTGATCGCTACCG CATCAAAACAGATAAGGATGACCTGTACTGGACCGTGGGAGAGCAGAATTGGGATCCG ATTAAAGTAGAGGCTGAAAATAACGACTCGAGCCAAGAATGGAGGTTCGAAGAAGCCCAGTGGTAA
- a CDS encoding NAD-dependent histone deacetylase SIR2 yields the protein MEPLSCPAFDHGYDIPENEVIPIEDLPRCGGRGWAGSNRYGQCGGLLRPGVVWFGESPEHQGEIARVFNWADLILVVGTSALVYPAAGYVKTVKNNGGKVAIFNIETSSQDSDADFVFLGPCEETLPAVLGVLGRT from the exons ATGGAGCCTCTCTCTTGTCCTGCGTTCGATCACGGATATGATATCCCAGAGAACGAGGTCATACCGATTGAAGATTTACCGAGGTGTGGGGGGCGCGGGTGGGCAGGTTCAAACCGATACGGTCAATGCGGAGGTCTACTCCGTCCGGGTGTGGTATGGTTTGGAGAATCCCCCGAACACCAAGGCGAAATTGCGCGCGTATTCAACTGGGCAGATTTGATACTTGTGGTAGGAACTTCTGCTTTG GTCTATCCAGCCGCCGGATATGTCAAAACCGTCAAGAATAATGGGGGGAAAGTTGCTATATTCAATATTGAAACATCTTCCCAAGATAGTGACGCCGATTTTGTATTTCTTGGCCCATGCGAAGAGACGCTACCCGCAGTACTTGGAGTACTTGGTCGGACATAA
- a CDS encoding The BTB (BR-C, ttk and bab)/POZ (Pox virus and Zinc finger) domain: MKDTTDTYTIVVRDRFFKLTKAQMQRDAPNYFTSHFLDSSGQCLTRIMEISRDPFLFELVLKYLNGYQIFPIHPTLVPPCSTPETAIGDLRADAEFYQLKELVNLCKSKEAPKSAPTVRFTSSQIAVITGYFNSTADGIAPSESFEQYISRFYPTLLSKEHHKAASADMLTLASAAPSQLSRFLIVNGWSERIVRTVVKRDMSSVERWELLGWKRDVSTPGVRHVILFVKIWTAPGFAIN; the protein is encoded by the exons ATGAAAGACACTACTGATACCTACACCATTGTGGTTCGGGATAGGTTTTTCAAGCTCACCAAAGCTCAAATGCAACGAGATGCGCCTAATTATTTCACATCTCACTTTCTTGATTCATCTGGCCAGTGCCTTACTCGCATAATGGAAATATCTCGCGATCCATTCCTGTTCGAGCTAGTCTTGAAGTACCTGAACGGCTACCAGATCTTTCCTATTCATCCCACTCTTGTCCCGCCATGTTCCACTCCAGAAACCGCAATCGGAGACTTGCGCGCAGATGCCGAGTTTTATCAACTCAAAGAGCTTGTCAACTTGTGCAAATCAAAAGAGGCACCCAAATCTGCGCCAACAGTTCGCTTTACATCCAGCCAAATCGCAGTTATCACTGGCTACTTCAACTCAACGGCCGACGGGATCGCACCTT CCGAGAGTTTTGAGCAATACATCTCGCGATTTTATCCAACACTTTTAAGCAAAGAGCATCACAAGGCTGCGTCGGCTGATATGCTTACCTTGGCTTCTGCAGCTCCTTCGCAACTGTCCCGGTTCCTGATCGTAAACGGTTGGTCAGAACGCATCGTCCGCACAGTAGTGAAGAGGGACATGAGCTCTGTTGAGCGTTGGGAGCTGCTAGGCTGGAAGAGGGACGTGTCAACACCAGGTGTGCGACATGTTATTCTCTTTGTGAAGATTTGGACTGCCCCTGGGTTTGCAATCAACTGA
- a CDS encoding peptidase inhibitor i66, which produces MSLEPGRYFIQSLKNSSYFAGTGPVPPVWPPYPEPLRLVEGFIKDIFEVKSDGDNKYTMRVRSLWVGYDGDANVKLVGQGGNPVTWSVGSTNGEGQFRIKVPNSNKAWTVSSEGYYTPIQLEEENGTALQEWKIYPIE; this is translated from the exons ATGTCACTGGAACCAGGCCGCTACTTTATTCAGAGCTTAAAAAACTCAAGTTACTTTGCCGGAACGGGTCCTGTTCCTCCCGTGTGGCCGCCGTACCCTGAACCTCTAAGGCTTGTGGAAGGGTTTATCAAG GATATATTCGAAGTCAAATCTGATGGAGATAACAAGTACACAATGAGGGTGCGCAGCCTCTGGGTTGGTTATGACGGAGATGCT AACGTGAAACTTGTTGGACAAGGCGGAAATCCTGTGACATGGTCCGTGGGAAGCACGAATGGCGAAGGACAGTTCCG CATTAAAGTTCCCAATTCTAACAAGGCTTGGACAGTTTCTAGCGAAGGCTATTACACTCCG ATTCAACTCGAGGAAGAGAACGGCACCGCTCTTCAAGAGTGGAAGATCTATCCTATAGAATAA
- a CDS encoding Multicopper oxidase codes for MNPLRVLLCGFLVFASASASFQSPRTKHELVKPRLEQLALSSDFKITDKPTTREYNWTISMREGAPDGFYRQMLVVNGQYPGPTIEANEGDTIIVNVKNKLPHVGTSLHWHGLFQNGTAWMDGPAGITQCPIPSGGSFTYKFKIEGQYGTYWWHAHAGGQLSDGLHGALIVHSVNDPWKRGVHYDYDQILIMGDWYHNTSAEIIKALDTPGGYLRRQAAPPPYSAMFNGFGTWDCKKFGSPDTCYTREQFELKVYPNKKYRLRLINTASHGTNDIQLGRRTTLDVIEADDTPISSPEVNGLHRVQTHNGQRYSVILKTDQGKPGDAFWMRGEMNEQCFPYPLEEKSNTAFAVLRYIDDDSSHKPTYHLPTTKDWKDKLGKDCKDIEACKLVPLVRDDPPKVVKQQGIFNTQVGKQNTSDGSVTRFFVNHVAFEHLWYQPILHDVIEGWNVDNSNIMSMTFDNPKERISLSTTGIISITHTIVRFQHLYRCIITNFVEGKGALSIEDYKKLKFNTDNPLRRDTHVVPANSWAVLRVKSDIPGVWFLHCHIDWHLAHGFAAVVVNQPDVIRKFQLPESSKKLCKQIPPGLRPNSTSLGRRKFGLGPNRQVPRRFSYDTSKNMN; via the exons ATGAATCCTTTGCGCGTTCTTCTATGCGGATTCTTGGTCTTTGCGTCTGCGTCTGCCAGCTTCCAGAGTCCTCGCACTAAGCATGAACTTGTTAAACCTCGTCTCGAGCAACTTGCACTATCCTCTGACTTTAAGATTACCGACAAGCCTACGACTCGCGAATACAACTGGACCATCTCGATGCGAGAAGGTGCTCCTGACGGTTTCTATCGCCAAATGCTGGTCGTGAACG GACAGTATCCTGGACCGACCATTGAAGCTAACGAGGGGGACACAATCATAGTAAATGTCAAGAACAAACTTCCCCATGTCGGTACGAGTCTCCATTGGCACGGTCTCTTCCAAAATGGCACCGCTTGGATGGATGGCCCAGCCGGCATTACGCAATGCCCGATCCCCTCGGGTGGCTCCTTCACGTACAAATTCAAGATCGAAGGACAGTATGGGACTTATTGGTGGCA TGCACATGCTGGAGGACAACTATCCGATGGCCTTCATGGG GCTTTAATCGTTCATTCGGTCAACGACCCATGGAAACGCGGTGTACACTATGACTATGATCAAATCCTGATCATGGGGGACTGGTACCATAACACCTCGGCTGAAATCATCAAGGCACTCGATACTCCTGGTGGATACCTCAGA AGACAAGCAGCACCTCCTCCCTACTCGGCAATGTTCAATGGGTTTGGAACTTGGGACTGCAAGAAATTTGGTTCCCCAGACACCTGCTATACGAGAGAACAGTTTGAGCTCAAGGTGTATCCTAATAAGAAGTACCGTCTTCGATTGATCAATACTGCCTCTCATGGTAC CAATGATATACAACTCGGTCGACGAACAACCCTTGACGTCATCGAAGCTGACGATACCCCAATCTCCAGCCCCGAGGTGAACGGCCTCCACCGAGTCCAGACTCACAATGGTCAGCGCTACTCGGTCATTCTCAAGACCGACCAAGGGAAACCAggcgatgccttttggatgCGTGGTGAGATGAATGAGCAATGCTTTCCTTACCCTTTGGAGGAAAAATCCAATACCGCTTTTGCTGTCCTCCGATATATCGATGATGATTCTAGCCACAAACCAACATATCATCTTCCTACGACCAAAGACTGGAAGGATAAGCTTGGCAAGGACTGTAAAGATATCGAAGCCTGTAAACTGGTCCCCCTTGTCCGAGACGACCCTCCTAAAGTCGTCAAACAACAAGGAATTTTCAACACACAAGTTGGGAAACAGAACACCTCTGACGGGAGTGTCACTCGGTTCTTTGTCAACCATGTCGCGTTCGAACACTTGTGGTACCAACCTATATTGCACGACGTTATTGAAGGGTGGAACGTTGATAATTCGAATATCATGAGCATGACGTTCGATAACCCGAAGGAGCGGATATCATTATCAACAACCGGGATAATATCGATCACCCATACCATCGTGAGATTTCAGCATCTCTATCGATGCATTATCACTAACTTTGTTG AAGGCAAGGGCGCACTTTCGATTGAAGATTACAAGAAACTGAAGTTCAATACCGACAATCCCTTGCGTCGAGATACCCATGTTGTTCCTGCGAACTCATGGGCTGTATTGAGGGTCAAATCCGATATACCTGGAGTATGGT TCCTTCACTGTCACATCGACTGGCATCTTGCACACGGCTTTGCAGCGGTCGTGGTCAATCAGCCCGATGTCATCAGGAAATTCCAACTTCCCGAAAGTTCGAAAAAG TTGTGCAAGCAGATCCCACCTGGCCTGAGACCCAACTCCACGTCCCTTGGCCGTCGCAAGTTTGGGTTGGGACCTAACCGCCAGGTTCCAAGACGCTTTTCATACGATACAAGCAAGAATATGAACTAA
- a CDS encoding Multicopper oxidase codes for MIFSRRTLLGVFSLFHLAFAEHSAAHAYGSSGSDRVRVQSRLEQLTLSPDFKITDKPTTRTYDWTITMQEGAPDGFYRQMIVVNGQYPGPTIEANEGDTIIVNVKNKIPKMGTSVHWHGIFQQGTQWMDGPAGITQCPIPSGGSFTYKFKVEGQYGTYWWHAHAGAQLSDGVHGALIIHSVRDPLKRGKHYDYDQVIIQGDWLHNTSAEIVAALDTPQGYQGSQAAPPPVTAMFNGYGTFNCEKFGTPETCFTREPYELQVYPNKKYRLRLINTASHAMMFTSVDEHTLDVIEADDTPVSSPGLKDLHRVRFHNGQRYSVLLNTNQGKPGDAFWMRANVSTACLAYTTPEFEQVNKGIIRYIDQGHGYKPTKHLPTTKDWKDELDDTCRDLNTADLVPIVRDDPPAHVSQHGIFNTQVGSLVAQQGNVTRFFVNNVTFEHLWYRPVLYDVVEGRGVNRTNVASLEFNKPTGADIIINNRDVNPPIDHPYHLHGMEFWIVGEGTGELTEEGYKNLKLNTTNPIRRDTHVIQANSWSVLRIKADNPGVWFLHCHIDMHLAHGFAAVVVVQKDAVEKFKIPKESRELCKAIPPGLNVNSTSLGRRGLAFQKLPYA; via the exons ATGATTTTTTCTCGGCGCACTTTGCTCGGTGTCTTTTCACTCTTTCATCTGGCGTTTGCTGAACATTCTGCTGCCCATGCATATGGCTCTTCTGGAAGCGATCGCGTTCGGGTTCAATCCCGCCTCGAGCAGCTCACTCTTTCCCCTGACTTCAAAATCACGGACAAGCCCACGACTCGCACTTATGACTGGACCATTACCATGCAAGAAGGTGCTCCTGACGGATTCTATCGCCAGATGATAGTTGTCAATG GCCAATACCCTGGTCCTACCATCGAGGCCAACGAAGGCGATACTATTATTGTCAACGTCAAGAACAAGATTCCTAAAATGGGTACTAGCGTCCATTGGCATGGTATCTTCCAACAGGGTACCCAGTGGATGGATGGACCGGCTGGCATAACGCAATGCCCGATCCCCTCGGGTGGCTCCTTTACTTACAAGTTCAAGGTTGAGGGTCAGTACGGGACTTATTGGTGGCA CGCGCACGCTGGAGCTCAGCTATCCGACGGTGTTCATGGG GCTTTGATCATTCACTCTGTCCGGGACCCTCTGAAGCGCGGCAAACACTACGACTATGATCAAGTTATTATCCAAGGAGATTGGCTTCACAACACGTCGGCAGAGATTGTAGCGGCACTTGATACTCCCCAAGGTTATCAGGGG AGCCAAGCTGCCCCGCCTCCTGTTACCGCCATGTTCAACGGGTATGGGACATTCAATTGCGAGAAATTCGGCACTCCCGAGACCTGTTTTACCCGGGAACCTTATGAGCTCCAGGTATATCCCAATAAGAAGTACCGTCTTCGGTTGATCAATACCGCCTCTCACG CCATGATGTTTACTTCGGTCGACGAACACACCCTCGACGTGATCGAAGCGGACGACACGCCTGTATCTAGCCCTGGACTCAAGGACCTTCACCGCGTGCGGTTCCATAACGGCCAGCGCTACTCGGTCCTTCTCAATACCAACCAAGGCAAACCTGGTGATGCGTTTTGGATGCGCGCAAATGTATCCACCGCTTGTTTGGCGTACACCACGCCCGAGTTTGAGCAAGTCAACAAGGGTATCATTCGCTATATCGACCAAGGGCACGGCTATAAACCGACCAAACATCTCCCGACGACCAAGGACTGGAAAGATGAGCTTGACGACACATGCAGGGATCTCAACACGGCCGACCTTGTCCCTATCGTTCGAGATGATCCCCCGGCTCACGTCAGTCAGCACGGTATTTTCAACACCCAAGTCGGGTCCTTGGTGGCTCAACAAGGAAACGTGACGCGATTCTTTGTGAACAATGTCACGTTTGAGCACCTTTGGTATCGTCCGGTTTTGTACGACGTTGTTGAAGGTCGCGGAGTTAACCGAACCAACGTCGCAAGCCTGGAGTTTAACAAGCCCACGGGTGCTGATATCATCATCAACAATCGCGACGTGAACCCACCTATTGACCACCCCTACCACT TGCACGGCATGGAATTCTGGATTGTCGGCGAGGGAACGGGCGAACTTACCGAGGAAGGTTACAAGaatctcaaattgaacacaACCAACCCCATCCGACGCGACACTCATGTCATCCAAGCCAACTCGTGGTCGGTCTTGCGTATCAAGGCGGATAACCCCGGAGTGTGGT TCCTTCACTGCCACATTGATATGCATCTTGCCCATGGCTTTGCTGCCGTTGTGGTTGTTCAAAAGGACGCTGTCGAGAAGTTCAAGATCCCCAAGGAATCGCGCGAG CTTTGCAAGGCAATTCCTCCCGGTCTCAACGTCAACTCGACCTCTCTTGGCCGTCGCGGACTTGCATTCCAGAAGCTTCCTTATGCTTGA
- a CDS encoding ribosomal L39 protein, giving the protein MAKHFTRRHPARPKFQSMTDMPSQKTFRTKRILAKAARQNRPLPQWFRLKTDSKIQYNAKRRHWRRTKLNI; this is encoded by the exons ATGGCCAAGCATTTCACGCGAAGGCACCCGGCCCGGCCAAAATTCCAAAGTATGACGGACATG CCGTCCCAAAAgaccttccgcaccaagcgTATCCTCGCCAAGGCCGCCCGGCAAAACAG GCCTTTGCCTCAATGGTTCCGTTTGAAGACGGATTCCAAGATTCAG TACAACGCAAAGCGTAGGCACTGGCGCCGCACTAAGCTCAACATCTAA